In the Drosophila virilis strain 15010-1051.87 chromosome 4, Dvir_AGI_RSII-ME, whole genome shotgun sequence genome, GCTTGTCGGAGGTGAAACGCACGCCGCCCTTAATTACATCCACAATACGATAGTTTTTATTCTTGCGCAGCACAGAATCATCTTTGATTGTGGTGCGCAAATGATAGCCCAGCTTGGCCACATTCTCCAACTTGACCATCTTGCCATCCAAATCAAGCTCCTCACAGCACTTGTTTTGCAGACGCTCCATTTTGTTATACAATTCCGTCATGGTCTGCTGCAGCTCCATGAGGCGATTATCGAAGGTGCTCTTGACCAAATACTCGCCCTTTTCAATGGACTCAAAATCCACCACTTGCTCGACCATTTGCTTCAGACCAGTTAGATCTTccaaaaagcttttaaaggGCGCACAAAGCACGCTCTGCACTGTGCTGTGCTCCAGGCTCAATAACAGCTGAAGAATCTTTGGTGTACGCAAAATGACCTGATAAATGCGAAATAGATCCTGCAGACTGGCCTTGCGACGCATCAGCTTCTTGGTGAGCATTAGGATATCCGGTATGCGTTTCAAGTAGTCCATACTTAGCGTATCCAATGTCTCCGGTGACTCCAACAGACACTGCACTATGTTGTGGCGATCATTGAGAATCTCGGAGCTGCGCAGCGGCTGCTTCACCCACTGCGCCATAAGACGATGGCCCTGTGGCGTGCGGCAATGATCCAGCACGCCCAGAATGCTCTGCCAGCGATACGAAGGCATGGTGGGATGTGTGCCGGGCTTGGGCATTATATTGAGAGCGGCCACAGCGGCCGAATCCAAGTGCACAAATCTGCAAAGcacataatttaataaatataaatatttaacgtaTTATTGAACTATACACACCGCTTTAGGTCCAACTGCTTGAGCTCGTAGTGCCCCAAATTTCCGGCATCATTGATCAAATCCAAATATCGGATGGCCACACGCAGCGCCTCGGCGgccaattgcatttgcaactCCTTGCGACCATTGGCATCCTCCTGCTGCCCCTTGGCAAAGCGCAGCAGACGATTCAAGTCCTGCAGCAGATCATTGCGCTCGGCGGCGCTGCCACGCTTGGGCACCGTAATCATAACACCATTGCGTTCCAGCAGCGTCTTGACGGCTGTGTATTCGCCATCAGCTGATGGCAGCAGGCACTCTTTGGGACCCAGTAGCACCACGGTCGCCTCCAGTTCGGTAAAGAAATCGTCGTCCACAAATTCAAGCAGCTGAAATGAACAATCGTTTTGTTCAACGGCAGCCACTCCCACTCGACGCTGAGTGCCGCCCTCCAGCTTAACCTGCAGCGATATGATGGTATTGCCCACCAGCACCTCCTTgttggcaaacaaaatgtcCTCGAACTGTAACAGATTGCCCGGCGAGCCGCGGTATTCCAGCTGCCACTCGGTGCGTCTCACGTATACCTCGACTCGCAAATTGCGCACCAGTAGCAAATCGCGCACCGCCAGCTCAAAGTTGGCCTTGGACATGGCCACATACTGCAACGTTTCCTGTTTGTCGTCCGGCAGCAGTGGATGCACATACGCCGTCGATTTGTAGACAATTTTGGCCACCTGTTCGCAGTCATCGCTGCCGTGCACCGTATAGCAGTCGGTTTGATCGTAAAAGCGCACTGTCGACCTGGGTTTCTATGGGAAATGTAATCTAATATGTAAATTAACTAAATTCAAACGCAATACAAATCAGCAACTCACCTCTCCCAGCTTGTTGTAGAACTTGATAAAATTGCGACGTGCATTGGTATCTGTACAGCAGAGCGTTTTTATATGGTTAAACTGCAAAATGTGTGTTTATTTGATGCTCACCTAAATGCAACACCGGCTCCTGTCTGCTTACTATAGATTTTCCTTCCATTTTATGGCTTTTAACTATGTTTTTTTCACTTGGTTTTAAACAATTTGCCGATTTACGCGCCACTTTGCCAGAACGACGCGACCAAACTAGTGCTGGTTAACGCCCGAACAAAAAAACAGCTGCAAGCACTGGAATGACACGTGCTAACATTTCGTCGCACCGTGCATCAACACTCAAATGAGACATAGAATGTCATTCCATCATTCGCTTGAgcgctattattatttaatgctTGCTAAATTtgcaaaagcattttaaaaGCTCGactaaaaatgatttaattgaaaaagaaatcGACGTCAATTTGCAAATCATGGTGTCACaaaccttttgtttatttaaagtaCTACCACCCTATTTctattttcatgttttataaattcgaaaatttttaaataaattatgaacGCTTTATTATTACTGAATATTGATAATTAAAGTTATATTAATTACATTGCTTCCTTACGTTTTGATTTAacagatgtatatatataaatatattttgaactTATAGATatctacataaatatatttgagacATTTTAATCGAATCGTGATTTTTAATGACTTTCTACAAAACATTTCGATCGTACGTTAGCATATGAATACTTTTAAATTAATGGATTTGATTTTTCTTGAATTGTAGCATTCACCATTGTCATTGATTGTTAAAAATATACTTTTGTGCAAAAATACTGACTATTCGAAACTTAATACAGCATTGACAAAAAAACAGCTTATACTTAGAGACTAACTTCAGTCTAATTATTGCATGACGGACCGACTGCGCCGTTCACAGCTGCTTGTCGggctttggctgctgctgctgctgctgctcctgctttAGCAGCACAATATCCCAGGCGCCGCCCACGCCGTCCGCCTTGGAGCACAGATCCAGGCTGATGGTGGCGCCTTCCTTGGCAGCATCGGCACGCAGACAGGTGCCTTTGGCCATGTTGTAGACGGGACTGTTGGCATTGCGCGTGTGTCGCCACTGCTGATCGCCCAGCATTTCGTGGCATTTGTTGATTATGACCAGCGTATCCGCTGCCGCCTCAAGGCACAGCAGCTTGTCCAGTATGATCTCCGATTTTTCCGTCTCGTACCACATCTGGTTGGCAGCACGCGTTCGACAGTTTTGCAGAGTCAACGAGCTGCCTTTCTTCCAGAAGCCCTTCACCTTGGGCGCCACCACAGCGGCGCACAGCTGTGTCCCGGACAGGCGCAGCTGGAACGAGTCCAGGTAGTTGCGTTTGCGCGAATGCCAGGGCTGAAATACAGGCGCCACAGCTGGCTTCTTGGACTCGTCGCCGGGCACACGCAGCTCCGGATAGACATGCTTCAGATACCAGTCGAAGTCCTTGCAATGCAAACGCTcgcgcagctgcagccgcgCGCTGATGTCACCAAAGTCATAATCCTTCGGCACCTTCTCATGCTTCAAATAGTAATCCTTGTACTTGTCCATCCAGACATGGGCCAAACGCAGCGAATTTTTCAACATGGTATTGGCGCCATCGGGCGCCGTATAGGGACGTCGCTTCCGGAATATGTGACCAACACGAGAGCAGGGCACAATCTTAATGGCGCCGCCGCATTGCCAGACGCGAAACGAGATCTCAATGTTCTCGCCGCCCCAGATATCCATGGCCATGTCGTATTCGCCAATGTGCTGGAAATACAAGCGACTCACCGCGAACAGTCCGCCCGCCATGGTGGGCGATCGAAAGGGACCCTTGAAATCCTCGGGCACCTTGAGCGTGCCCTCGGGCAGATTTTCCCAGCGAAAGTGCAGTCCCCAGTTAAAGCCGCCGCGAACCAGCGGACTGGGAGTGTACTCAAATGTGTCCGCATTGATGAGATCGATCACGGGCACCGCCAGCGTCGCATTCTCAGCGTGGACCAGGCGCAGAAGTGGCTCCAGCCATTGGCGATTCACCTCGATGTGCGAGTccagaaaaaccaaaacatcGCCGTTGGCATCGCGTGCACCAATAACGCGGGAGCGTATCAGACCCTCGCGGCGCTCATTGCGCACATAGCGCAGATTGTCGTACTTGAGTCGAGCGTGCAGATCCGCCAACAGATGAAATTCCAGCTCCGGCAAATCGCTGTTGTCGTCCACCAGAATGATCTCCTTTAGCAGATGGCCCGGCGTACGCTCCAGCACCGTTTTAATGGAGCGCATCAGCGTCATTTTGTGTTCATTGTAGAAGCACATAATAACCGACGCCTGTGGCAGCTGTTCCGGCTCCAATGGCTCCTCGCGCTTGCACACCTTGTGCCGTGTATCGGGTATATCCCGGTAGAGACCAATGTTATTCGATACAAGTGCATTGAACGCATGATGTTTGTAGCCAATGTCGCGTATGTACTTGTCCTGCTTGTTGCGCACCACGCCCAGCAGCTCGAACTGATCCTGCGCCGCCGCCCCCGCTGACGCAGCGTGCGTGGTGTTAAGCGAGGTGGGCGAACACCCAACGGTTACCTGTGCCTGATAGCTTAACTCCGCACGGGGCGTTGCAGAGTTATTGAAGCGCCAGCCAGCCGCCGGAATGGAACTACGCAGATGGTGCATGTAGGCCAACAGCGCCAGCATCCACACGCCCGCAATGAGCAGCGTGCCGAGGGTGCAGGATTTGCATAGCAGACGCTTAATTTGCATCATATGTTGTTTAGCTGTCGTATGCTTAACGATTAGCGCAGATTTCATCACAGCGAGGCCAAAAAAACCGGAATTTGTGCCATGTCGTCAACACAAATCTTGCATTACCAGCGCTGccttaattaaattcaattaatttgcatacTTGATATCGATAGTTCGGCTATCGATATcgagcgttgccatccgtgcGTGCACCAGCTCGTGAGAGCGCATTCGTTGGTTTTTGATTGGATGGCTATAACTGGTTACTAACCTTTCTACGTTATTGCCTATGgttttgtgcatatatatataagattcACAAATATTAGGCCGTCTTTATTTTGGAATCTCTTGGTGTACAAAcgctattttaatttaatcatGTTGAAAGCCTTGGTTGTTAACAGCTTtgacagcgttgccacatgTTTGTATGTGCGCACTGTAACCAGAGCCTAAGCGCGCACTCGTTAGTCTTTTAATTTGGAATACGTACTTTTCTTGggttttataaatattttttgtttattaccTATAGCATTTTGTGTTAAATACGTctttaatattcatataacATTGCTCGCCCAATTATGCACGTTTACAATACACAACATTCAACAAAATGAGCATAAAGGAGTTACAAAttcatattataatatatacatattatttctaacaaatttttgtatttagaacaaaaaaaatatgtgtaaaaTGTTCAATGTAGAAAGTATATTGAAATAAGAGACATTccaacatttgcataattttcttttctaaatATCAAAACAGTTTCATAGCTTTTGCAACGATTAATGAGATGTAATGCAACAGTTGAATTTAgctatttaattttctatcAATAGCTTACTAGATATTACACAGATATCTAAATGTCGGGGacgtttatatattttggttgTTTGTTCACACTTTTTCACGACTTAATCCAATCATTtaactacatacatatgtattttttgttttcattatcaTTGCATATTTGTTTACGTGTTGGTTTTAGATAGATAAGAAATCAATATGATTATGAGTTGcactaaatattaaatttcgaTTGTTTATAACTATGTGtgtaaataaagttaatacATTTAACACGAGCACTGATCCTTGGCATGCGTTGCCTCGCTGCTGAGAGATGGACGTGACGGTTGCGAGGGTCGATGCTGCACACCCGATTCGGATGCATTTAAATCCAGGCGACCCTCCTGTATATTTTGATAGATCTTGCGTGCCGTTTCAAGAAAGGCCTCCTCCACATTTTGACCACTAAATTAATTAGAAATGCATCTAAGAATAagatatttttgttatatatctGAATATTTACGTCATGGCGCTGGCTTCCAAAAACATGAGACCATTCTCATCGGCGAATTCCTTAGCCTCTTCGTATGTTACCTCGCGTGTGCTCTCCAAATCGGATTTATTGCCAATGAGAAAGATCACAGTGCTGGGATTTGTGAGATTGCGCGTATCGGTGAGCCAGCTGCTCAAATGATTATATGTGGAGCTGCGAACAttgtttggtttattttaGTAATACATTTACTTGCGGATCATTGAGGTGACTTACCGCCTGGTTATGTCGTAAACCATTAAAGCACCAGCAGCACCGCGATAATACGAACGTGTCACAGCACGAAAGCGCTCCTGACCGGCCGTATCCCAAATTTGTAGTTTGATTTTCTTGTCATCAACCTCAATGATCCGTGTACCAAACTCCACGCCAATTGTGTGCGGACAGTTGGCCATAACTGTggattaaaatatgtttagtGGTACGTTTAAGAAACAACAAGCCAAAAGCGTGTGAAACAGGTATTCGAAACGGAATATCTATTACAAAGCAGTGTattccaaatatatattatttcatttcCTTTCAAAAGGGAAGAAGAATATAGGAATGCATGTATATTCTATTTTGTACatccaatttatttatactttattttGCGGTCCTCTGtctttaatgaattttttttaaatatctttaaaatggATCGGAAAAATCCCAAAAAATATGGATAATTGATTTTCACTCTTGTGGGAGTGTTTGAAAAactcatcaatcagtcaggcaATCAGTCAGattcacttttatttatatatagataaatacatAGTAGTAGTACTTACATTTCTTCTCGGTAAACTGATGCAGCAGACAGGATTTGCCTACGCCCATGTCACCAATTATGATGTACTTAAAAATATAGTTGTAGTTATAGGGTGCTGCAGTCATATTGGGACCTGTGGATTGATGTTaagcataatttttttttttaatatgtgcTCAGAGCAAGGTTTCCTCAATTAGGTAACTCGCACATTTCTCTATCAGATAATCAATGCGTTCGTAGAGTTTGTTAACAACACTCCGCATTTTGTGCCGTTTCACATCCATTTTGCTGCCTCTTTGGCGAACCACTCAAGACAGTTAACATTGGCtgcatttatatgcatatgtggaGGGCACAACTTGAGTGTGGTGTCGCGACCTGTGCTTATCAAGCATTTGTAACGCTGCATTAATTCGTTTCAGCGTCGCTTCACTTCTGGATGCCTTTTGTGGCACGTCGCCAGCGTGGTCTGGGCCTGGCCCCAATTGTGAGTCTTGTGCCTCATGTTTAAACAGCCGTCCAGTTTGTTTATTGACTGAGCTAAAACCGAGCTGTTTTATTTAAAGAGTTGTCTCGCATTTGGGTCTTAACCCCCTTTTCAAGTTTTTCACATAGTCGCAAAACAACGCTCCCCGCGTGCCTATCAAATAACAGGCACTGAACAATACCAAAAATATCAAAGGTAAAAATGGCGAGCTATCAAAATTTGGAATGTGTTCAAAAAAAAGCATAGTCATCGGAGggatattaaataaacattgcaGTACTGCGATTCTGGTAAGCCAAATGTCAGATGAAATCAAATCAGTTTCTTAGCTGGGAAACCAGTTTTATCAACTTTTTCCCCGATAAGTTAGCGCATATATGATAaatactagcgggtatagcccggccttgcccgtggcacatataaaatatatattctcaaaaagttttcaaaatgagtttgaaacAAATCGGAGAAACGTTATCTGCCAATTTACAactgttgcgggtggaatttaccaaatcgttaaaacacgtattcattaagttcttttgtagagctctgaaaaaAAGTTTGAGCTAAATCGGACAATACTTAAAACTGCACCAAAAAATCTAAGAATCGCATTTCTACcaaggatgctttaattctgcgaaaaatgtgaaacatgtctcaaataatttttcatatagctccttgaaaatgaatttgagcgcaaAACGTTATCcatcaaatctttgacccccatttccaccaagaatatgtttttggaaaagtgtgaaacacccctcaaatgaatttgtacaaagaactttgaaattgagtttgaggcccattggatggtaaacaaaaaagtttcatacaacatacaaacgtttttcgcgaaTTTTCCATGCTTCCATACCCCGTCTTAACTTGAACCTTCATCATATGAGttaactacagtgaaaatttcagcatCCGAGCTCTTACggcttgggctgtgcgttgatcatcaataagtcagtcaggacagttttatatatatatagagatatatagagatatatataggACTAACAGTCGAAACCGAATCGAATTTGTTAGCAAAGgctattttaaataaatttatttgacttgATTCGCTGTTTTATATTAATCGTAATCAAACACAAGACTCAATGGAAAATACATTACATTACATGTGTCACGTAATATACATAGAATACTTATTATGGCACGAATAAAGCGTATATAACAATggcaaaattattattattcaaagaataatttattacttttataaTATGTGTGCTCAAATATTGTCGGGTTCAGTATAGATTTAGGACAAAACTAATGAATTTCAATTGGCATGTTCTTAAAATAAGTATAGAAGGAATTAAACAATGTCTGAAACTTGACAAAACGTAGTTAAAACAATCCTGATTGAGCTTTGACTAACCCAAAAAGGcgacattttattttgaaaaattcactgcaaataattattttgcactttaaacaaatacaaacagaTTGGCGAGAatagtttttataccctgaacccattaaaaatgggtataggggtatattgtgtttgtgcaaaatccaaatgtatgtaacaggcaaaaggaagcatctccgaccccgtaaagtatatatattcttgatcagcatcaatagccaagtcgatctagccatgtccctctgtctgtctgtccgtccgtctgtctgtccgtccgtccgtatgtatgaacgcaaggatctcagatcctataagagctagagaaattttagatgtaggtgctcctagtgcctgcgcagatcgaatttgtttccgataatcgataactcactccgtttccaagcaatcgataaaaatcaatatcgatatggggaattttggtaaataataagagctagagtcaccaaacttgacataatgcttctaaaatagaatatatatatgcattcgatgatggaagaagagggtttagggtatcccttagtcgggagctcccgactagaccCTCTTACTTTGCTAAATTGGAGTTAAATTCTGCATAATTCTCGTAGCTTTTGTTCTGAGTGTATTTAGTAGcatattgtattatatatattgctaTATTGTATTGCTTGCAGTAAAATTCTGCATAATTCTAGTAGCTATGTGTTGTATGCCtattaaacaaacaataaattattgtacGTATTGTATAGATTACGGCTTCCCCCTTATCACGAGTCAATCACAGAACAATGAATGAAAGCGGTTGCAGCGCTTAGGAAATCGCAGCTTGTTCTAGTTGACTCagggacaaaaaaaaaacattgaagcTTAAAATGTCTGTTGTGCATAAAAGACGTTGATAAtgagttttaaatttatcgcaaaaaataattaatatatgcatgtgcgtgtgtgtgtgtgaatattCCCTGTGGCATGCTAAAGCACCGTTATTTgataaaataaacacaagGCGCGCCCGGGCAGTAGAGaacgacaaaaacaacaattgagGGGAGTCGACCAAGGCAGAGAGACCTAATATCAATTACAAGGGCATGAGTGCAAGGGGGGGAGGGAGGGAAACTGTGCTGCCCTACAACAAAatcgacaacaaaaacaacctaGCGAGTATTTTATATAGTACAAGGGAAAGTTGTCTTTGCATCCCTCCCTCCCTTCGACGACCCACCCACACGTTACGTACATTATAAGACATAGTTTGGGACGCAACCAAATCGGCAGCACTATATAATTGgcttaacagcaacaaaataacgTATTACTCaccgtttttattttttctgtattttggTTTCTGCTAGGGAACAGGAATGTAGGGCGGCAACAACGAGCACGGGCCTCGCGGGGGGGTTTATATTGCTGGGTGcttctttgtgtgtgtgtgtaacgcttctgtatttgtttatattttcagTTAAGCAAATGCGATTACAGCACAATTATGTGCCTATTACATGTGCAGCACAATAAGCATAAATATGCgggaatatataaaacaccGAAATTAATAACTTTAAATAGCAAAGATAAAAACTGTTGGCAGCAAGCAGCAAATTTCTTTTGCGTTTTCTTGTTTGCAAATCTAGCGACGAGTTGCGCGGTGTTGCCACACTGGtttttggtatatatatatatatggtaatCAAATTAACAGCTGTGCGCAGCACTTGCTGCCAGTGCTGTAAAATTATCCAGTTATCTTGCTGCACAGCACTGTTATACCGCacgtgttttattttgtttatgcacGATTTTTGCTATTAAAATGCAGTAATGTTTGTCAACGAAGTCAACGATGTGAAAATTTATAACCTGAGCGCCGGCAAATCGGTGCCAGATGTAAGTAATAGTTTATTAATTGGACACGGCAGGCAATTAATGTTTGTTCAATTAAGTGGCTCACCGATCGCCGCAAGCGCTCACAGCTGAAGAAGAAGGCGGATTCCCGGCGCCAGATTGAGCTAATACAAGACTTTGAAATGCCCGGCGTCTGTACCAGCATACGGATGAGCCCGGATCAGCAGTATATACTGGCGACAGGCACATATAAGCCACGTGTTAAATGCTTTGAGGTCTCCAATCTGTCCATCAAATTTGAGCGCTGCTTCGACTCGGAGGTGACCACGTTTGAGGTGATAAGCGATGATTACAGCAAAATGGTGTTCCTGCAATGCGATCGGTACGTGGAAATCCATGCGGCACACGGACGACACTACAGGCTTCGCATTCCACGCTTTGGCCGTGACATGAAGTATCATAAGCCCAGCTGTGATATGTACATTGTGGGCGTGGGCAGGGTGAGTATACTGAAGCACTTAGACAATCAATCAATTCGAGCTAAATATTTCTCATCGCCAGGATATTTATCGCCTTAATTTGGAGCGTGGCCAGTTTCTGCAGCCGTATGAATCGGACGCGAGTTGTTTGAACGCGTGCGAGGTAAATCCTGAGCATCAGCTGCTTACGGTGGGCAGCAAAGAGGGCACAGTTGAGGCCTGGGATCCACGCATGAAACAGCGTTGCGCAACCTTAGATGTGGCCATTAAACTGCCTGACGTCAAAGTGTTCCCCTCTGTCACAGCACTCAAATATCGCAATGGTCTACAAATGGCCGTTGGCACTGGCTCGGGACATGTGCTGCTGTACGATATACGCTCTCGCCAGCCGCTGCTTATCAAAGATCATCTAAACAAGGTGCCCATCAAGCGACTGGCATTCAATCCGGCACAGAATGCTGTCTACAGTTTAGATGAAGCCACGCTTAAGCTATGGGATGAGCAGACCGGCAAGCAGATCGCCTATGTGGAGTCCACATCGTCTTTTAATGACTTTTGCACCATACCCGATACGGGCATGTTCTTTTTGGCCCAAGAGGATGTCAAAATGTTGACGTACTATGTGCCGGCCATGGGCCCAGCGCCGCGCTGGTGCAGCTTCTTGGATAATCTTACTGAGGAGATTGAATCGGAGGTTGTGGAGAACGTCTATGATGATTATCAATTTATTACACAAAAGGAACTCGCCGAACTGGGCCTGGAGCATCTCATAGGCAGCAATCTGCTCAAGGGCTACATGCATGGGTGAGTCATTGGTTTTATCTATTATCAACTCCTTTTAAATGCAATCTTCTTAACCAGCTACTTTATGGATGTGCGGCTGTACAATAAGGCAAAGGCTGTGGTGGAACCGTTTGCCTTTGATCGCTTCCGTAAAGAGAAAGTCCGGCAGGAAATTGAGAGCGAGCGCAAGTCGCGTTTGCAAATTGAATCCAAACTACCCAAAGTTAACAAGGAG is a window encoding:
- the Rab14 gene encoding ras-related protein Rab-14, translated to MTAAPYNYNYIFKYIIIGDMGVGKSCLLHQFTEKKFMANCPHTIGVEFGTRIIEVDDKKIKLQIWDTAGQERFRAVTRSYYRGAAGALMVYDITRRSTYNHLSSWLTDTRNLTNPSTVIFLIGNKSDLESTREVTYEEAKEFADENGLMFLEASAMTGQNVEEAFLETARKIYQNIQEGRLDLNASESGVQHRPSQPSRPSLSSEATHAKDQCSC
- the Pgant35A gene encoding polypeptide N-acetylgalactosaminyltransferase 35A — encoded protein: MKSALIVKHTTAKQHMMQIKRLLCKSCTLGTLLIAGVWMLALLAYMHHLRSSIPAAGWRFNNSATPRAELSYQAQVTVGCSPTSLNTTHAASAGAAAQDQFELLGVVRNKQDKYIRDIGYKHHAFNALVSNNIGLYRDIPDTRHKVCKREEPLEPEQLPQASVIMCFYNEHKMTLMRSIKTVLERTPGHLLKEIILVDDNSDLPELEFHLLADLHARLKYDNLRYVRNERREGLIRSRVIGARDANGDVLVFLDSHIEVNRQWLEPLLRLVHAENATLAVPVIDLINADTFEYTPSPLVRGGFNWGLHFRWENLPEGTLKVPEDFKGPFRSPTMAGGLFAVSRLYFQHIGEYDMAMDIWGGENIEISFRVWQCGGAIKIVPCSRVGHIFRKRRPYTAPDGANTMLKNSLRLAHVWMDKYKDYYLKHEKVPKDYDFGDISARLQLRERLHCKDFDWYLKHVYPELRVPGDESKKPAVAPVFQPWHSRKRNYLDSFQLRLSGTQLCAAVVAPKVKGFWKKGSSLTLQNCRTRAANQMWYETEKSEIILDKLLCLEAAADTLVIINKCHEMLGDQQWRHTRNANSPVYNMAKGTCLRADAAKEGATISLDLCSKADGVGGAWDIVLLKQEQQQQQQPKPDKQL
- the l(2)34Fd gene encoding nucleolar protein 10, yielding MFVNEVNDVKIYNLSAGKSVPDWLTDRRKRSQLKKKADSRRQIELIQDFEMPGVCTSIRMSPDQQYILATGTYKPRVKCFEVSNLSIKFERCFDSEVTTFEVISDDYSKMVFLQCDRYVEIHAAHGRHYRLRIPRFGRDMKYHKPSCDMYIVGVGRDIYRLNLERGQFLQPYESDASCLNACEVNPEHQLLTVGSKEGTVEAWDPRMKQRCATLDVAIKLPDVKVFPSVTALKYRNGLQMAVGTGSGHVLLYDIRSRQPLLIKDHLNKVPIKRLAFNPAQNAVYSLDEATLKLWDEQTGKQIAYVESTSSFNDFCTIPDTGMFFLAQEDVKMLTYYVPAMGPAPRWCSFLDNLTEEIESEVVENVYDDYQFITQKELAELGLEHLIGSNLLKGYMHGYFMDVRLYNKAKAVVEPFAFDRFRKEKVRQEIESERKSRLQIESKLPKVNKELALKIMDEQANPSNSAKQRNMPSLLQDTRFKAMFENSDFAVNKEAEEYRLLAPVLNRLDKSKAKAIKQRIEVARVSELHAEEAQAHEDSDNDEDLFGFEKSDGDSEASSGDEASSDDEDRREYVKEMKQAYKQVKRQRDDEEEADQQAENEDEEPDGPDDYAAPLANGNYNNTSSSRAPFKLTPLDNSHGNSEAEQRIKQASLQDRVRVMASLEGQVTNVGRSLGNRQMTFEVNREKKNQHMAKKREAELKKHREERRGIVRNIKSLRLKKVNFK
- the spel1 gene encoding DNA mismatch repair protein spellchecker 1; this encodes MEGKSIVSRQEPVLHLDTNARRNFIKFYNKLGEKPRSTVRFYDQTDCYTVHGSDDCEQVAKIVYKSTAYVHPLLPDDKQETLQYVAMSKANFELAVRDLLLVRNLRVEVYVRRTEWQLEYRGSPGNLLQFEDILFANKEVLVGNTIISLQVKLEGGTQRRVGVAAVEQNDCSFQLLEFVDDDFFTELEATVVLLGPKECLLPSADGEYTAVKTLLERNGVMITVPKRGSAAERNDLLQDLNRLLRFAKGQQEDANGRKELQMQLAAEALRVAIRYLDLINDAGNLGHYELKQLDLKRFVHLDSAAVAALNIMPKPGTHPTMPSYRWQSILGVLDHCRTPQGHRLMAQWVKQPLRSSEILNDRHNIVQCLLESPETLDTLSMDYLKRIPDILMLTKKLMRRKASLQDLFRIYQVILRTPKILQLLLSLEHSTVQSVLCAPFKSFLEDLTGLKQMVEQVVDFESIEKGEYLVKSTFDNRLMELQQTMTELYNKMERLQNKCCEELDLDGKMVKLENVAKLGYHLRTTIKDDSVLRKNKNYRIVDVIKGGVRFTSDKLESYADEFASCRTRYEEQQQSIVEEIIQVAVGYAAPLTSLNNELAQLDCLVSFAIAARCAPTPYVRPKMLAEGAGKLLLEDVRHPCLELQEHVSFIANSVAFEKDKCNMFIITGPNMGGKSTYIRSVGTAVLMAHVGAFVPCSMATISMVDSILGRVGASDNIIKGLSTFMVEMIETSGIIRTATEKSLVIIDELGRGTSTYEGCGIAWSIAEHLAKQTKCFTLFATHFHEITKLAETLPTVKNVHMAAVADEDNFTLLYQVRPGVMEKSFGIQVARLANFPEHVVQNAQEVYNEFEDEHAGKQSEADKALLDKIQVAIEQLSTAGNNTDINVEDLTQLVAKFAKDIKQLDSDYFKTVLTSSEV